TTACCTGCTGTACTGTCCttgtctttgggtttcttgttttTCTTTCTGCAGCCGCCATCTTTATTTGCGCAGCTACCATCTTTCTTTCTGTGGtcgccttctttctttcttcagtCGCCTTCTTCCTTTCTTTAGctgccttcttcttttcttcagcTGCCTTCTTCTCTTGCTCCAACCTTTTCCTCTCAAAATATTCTATTCTTGTCCTGAATCTCTTTGGGATTTCTGGCCTTCCCTTTGTCTTTATTCTTTCTGGGTCCTAAATGTCTATCTCTGATTCATCACTTTCTTCTGGATCCGCCATACTGTAGCCATCTTCCATCACTTGTTCTTGTTGCCTGCTGTGTCCTTCCTCATGACCTTGTTGCTGATTGTTACCATCAATCGTCTGTTGGGTGCCAAAAAGCACATGTAGTTTGACATCCAGCTTGCTGAACTTGGACAAGAGGTACTCCATTGATTTCTTAGTTTTCGATCCTTTTGAATTCAGGATTGCTGACTTCCTGGACAGCACATTGAACCTCAGTAATGCACTTGTTGCAAGGGTCTCCTCTTGCTCTCTTCTAACATGCACTCTTGTGCTCTTCTTTCTCCACCTGTCCTTTATCTATTTTTCTGGAATTGTGCTTATTGCCTTCTCAATGATCACTTTTAGGATATGTGAGTAAAGAATTCCATCTTTGCTAAACTTTGCACAGATGCAGCTGAATTCTTCATTTCCCTCTATCAGATCAGTCTGAACTGTATATCTCCTGATTCTGTGCATATTGTGGATTTGGTTGCTCTTGGGCCAGACCTCAAAAGTTTCCCTTCCTCAGTCTCCTTGTAGCTTAACCTTGTTGTTGCCTTCAGCTATACCTGGAACTTCCTAAATATGTTTCGGTTGTATAGCTCAGCTGCTTACTGTTCAATTGTGTACCCAAAAATGAATTCCTTGGGTGTTTTCTGGTTGCTGTAGCTTTCTTCTAGCCTCTCGTTTTTGTTGATTGTTTCAATGACACGGTCGTATTCTCGTATGAAGCCCATCATGCTATATGTCAGCCCAACATTGTCCTTCATCCTCGAGTTCATGGACTCGCTTCTGGATGTGGTTTGGATGAATCGAAAGAAGTCATGCTTGAAATAGACAGGAATGAACCTGTGCCTCGTTTGCCACATTTTAGTCATGTACTTGTTATTCTGCAGATTCTTGTCTTTGACCATCTTCACCCACAATGTTTCAAACTCTTCAATTGTGAGGCTATTGTTTATTATATCCTTAAAATCCTCATATAGGCATTCATGTTGTGAGAAGACCTTTGTGTTTCTATTGTAACACTTGCTCTTGATATGGAACAGACAGTTTCTATGAGTTGCATTGCTAAATACTAGCTGAATTGTAGATTTCATCGCTTTATCCAGGTCAGTTATTACTGTCACTAGGTGCTTCCCTCCCATCGCTTCCAAGAATGTTTCAAAGACCCATAGAAAAGTTTCTATGGTCTCATCAAGCAGGAAGGCATAGCCAAACAAAAAACTTTGTGCGTGCCCCATTATGCCCACGAATGGAGAGAAGGGAAGGTTGTATCTGTTTGTCATGAAGGTGGTGTCAAAGCTTATACATTCACCATACTCTTTGTAATACCCGATTGAGCAACCGTCTATCCAAAACAGGTTTCTGACTCTCCTTTCTTCATCCAGGTCTAGCTTGTAGAAGAAGGACAGATCTTCAGTCTGCCTCTTTCTAAAGTAATCTAGCACCTTTGTCATGTCTGAGGCCTTGATCTCTCTGTTGATTTTTGTCCTGAAGTTGctgatgtccttcttcttcattagCAGGGCTGTGGGTCCTCCTCTGAGGTATGACAGTATGCTCACCATTTGTCTTGTTGGGATGTTGTTGTCATTAGCGTCCTGATCAGCCCCTTCTCCATATCAGTCATGTATTTGTGCCCTGAGAACAGTGTGTCCCGGTTTCTAGGTCGTAGTTTATGGTTGTGATCCAAATCTTGATGCATTATGAACCATGGACCTCCTGCCCGTTCCTCCCTTCGTGTTATTGTACAAGGACACTCTAATTTTCCCTAGACACTGGTGTTCCTTTTGGCTGATGTCTTCTTTCCAATCTGCTTATCTAcctctgcttcttcttcttcagtgGACTTTTGTTGATATGCTTTGCCTGAATGGGTGCATTTCAGTTCTACTTTTATAATCTCGTTGTCTCTCTTCTTAGCTATTGTCCTCATTGAATGTTTTACAGCAAATTTGAAGCCAGCCAGAAAAGCATAGAACCTATAGAAGTGTTCGGCAGCTGCTCTACTCTCAAACTTCTATAGCGGCTGAGGTGTGTATGCGCTGTCAATGGGCCCATTATTTCCTTCTGATGCAGCAACCTGCTCTGTGATGATGAATTCATCAATCTCCTCTTCTGTCAGGAATTGGTTGTTATTGGAATTGTGTTCATCTTCTATTGCAGTTGACGCAGCCTCTATGGTTCTTGATATTGGTGCATTGCTGCTGCTGAAGCCATTTTCTGACACTGTGAGTTCCTGTTCATGTAAATATGTTATTAGCAGTGTGTAGTTTTTTAGATCATTGGAGTTTTGCATTTGCAAACATTCACTGTGCATTGAAATAGGTGTAGAAAAGAATAATTATTTTTTTCTGTTTACCTCATCAATGTGCATGTTGTTGAATATGTCAATTTGCCAATGATGGTTTTCATTTTCAGGTATGTCTTGGAGAAAGCTTGGTATTTCTTCATCATAGTGACCACCAAAATCCTGTGTTGTACACAGATAAGTCAATTCTTCTTTGTTTGATGGTTGTAGTGCATTACTTGTATTCAAGCAATTTTGCTGATGCATGTGTGGCAAATTGTTGTGTTTGTGGACATGTACCTGGTATGCCATCCTTGAGTCTGATATTGATGAATCTGGTTGGGGTGCTAAGGTTTCTTCAAGAGCATTCATGTCATTTGCAATTAGCATGTCTGTTAACGATCCTTGTGTCGCTTCATATacgtgt
The genomic region above belongs to Miscanthus floridulus cultivar M001 unplaced genomic scaffold, ASM1932011v1 fs_892_1_2, whole genome shotgun sequence and contains:
- the LOC136533460 gene encoding protein FAR1-RELATED SEQUENCE 5-like; this encodes MVSILSYLRGGPTALLMKKKDISNFRTKINREIKASDMTKVLDYFRKRQTEDLSFFYKLDLDEERRVRNLFWIDGCSIGYYKEYGECISFDTTFMTNRYNLPFSPFVGIMGHAQSFLFGYAFLLDETIETFLWVFETFLEAMGGKHLVTVITDLDKAMKSTIQLVFSNATHRNCLFHIKSKCYNRNTKVFSQHECLYEDFKDIINNSLTIEEFETLWVKMVKDKNLQNNKYMTKMWQTRHRFIPVYFKHDFFRFIQTTSRSESMNSRMKDNVGLTYSMMGFIREYDRVIETINKNERLEESYSNQKTPKEFIFGYTIEQKSAILNSKGSKTKKSMEYLLSKFSKLDVKLHVLFGTQQTIDGNNQQQGHEEGHSRQQEQVMEDGYSMADPEESDESEIDI